In one Dunckerocampus dactyliophorus isolate RoL2022-P2 chromosome 9, RoL_Ddac_1.1, whole genome shotgun sequence genomic region, the following are encoded:
- the cog3 gene encoding conserved oligomeric Golgi complex subunit 3 isoform X2, with the protein MASTEQSLPDLTDKETREKLSLWDRRHDAMAPLTEKQTDSVLEIQAAAETLAVPSELPIEDLGSLSSRSLQSPFTATVPESTEDVLLKGFQMLNMENDRVETAQQFFAWFAKLQANMDQDESAKYRQTRDVLYCYQEQCDAILKDVTAALEQLDSLQKQYLFVSNKTGTLHEACEQLLKEQAELVDLAESIQQKLSYFNDLEHINTKLNSPTLSVNSEGFIPMLSKLDDCIDYVSSHPNFKDYPVYLAKFKQCLSKAMHFMKVHIVNTMQNLTSVLTKRDPMGLANADNAFTLYYVRFRAAAPKVRSLIEQIEQRAEKIPEYHHLLDEIHQCYLDQREQLLSPSITSTITDLTQQNSKDHCALVRSGCAFMVHVCQDEHQLYNEFFTKPTPKLDELLEKLCSSLYDVLRPLIIHIIHLETLSELCGILKNEILEDHVHNNASQLGAFDTVVKQMLEDVQERLVYRTHIYIQTDIKGYNPAPGDLAYPEKLEMMEKIAQSLKEEQMKQMSQVSVFSDVQLEDPDGRRNSNAGKAEASRLQSSVSPADLHGMWYPTVRRTLVCLSKLYRCIDRAVFQGLSQEALSACIQSLLRASDSILKNKTQIDGQLFLIKHLLIMREQIAPFHTDFAIKEISLDLKKTRDAAFKILNPKAVPKFFRLNSHNAILEFLLEGTPEIKEHYIDSKKDVDRHLKFSCEQFIQQQTQIFTRNLEEFLTKVAALKTMAIEGGPAYTLSQQPWAQPAKINDLVMATYRVMKNKLPSTLQSMTLYLANRDTEFILFKPVRNNIQQVFQRLHSLLQEEYSGEDLQIIACPSVEQINLLLSVNK; encoded by the exons ATGGCGTCCACAGAGCAGTCCCTGCCTGACTTGACAGATAAAGAAACCCGTGAGAAGCTGTCACTGTGGGACCGCCGCCACGACGCCATGGCTCCTCTTACAGAGAAGCAAACGGACTCCGTGTTGGAGATACAAGCCGCGGCTGAGACGCTTGCTGTCCCGTCTGAG TTACCCATCGAGGACTTGGGCAGTCTATCATCTCGCTCCCTCCAGTCGCCTTTCACCGCCACTGTGCCAGAGTCAACAGAGGACGTCCTGCTCAAAGGCTTCCAGATGCTCAACATGGAGAACGACCGAGTAGAAACTGCACAGCAG TTTTTTGCCTGGTTTGCCAAGTTACAAGCCAACATGGATCAGGATGAGAGTGCAAAGTACAG GCAAACTCGAGATGTTCTGTATTGCTACCAGGAACAATGTGATGCCATTCTGAAAGATGTCACTGCAGCTCTGGAGCAGCTGGACTCCCTTCAGAAGCAGTACCTCTTTGTGTCTAACAAGACAGGCACGTTACACGAGGCTTGTGAACAACTTTTGAAAGAACAG GCGGAGCTTGTCGACCTTGCAGAGAGCATACAGCAGAAACTGTCATATTTCAATGACTTGGAACATATAAACACG AAACTCAACTCTCCAACCTTGTCTGTGAATAGTGAAGGCTTTATACCAATGCTGTCTAAATTAGATGACTGCATCGATTATGTTTCGTCACAT CCCAATTTCAAAGACTACCCAGTTTACCTGGCCAAGTTTAAACAGTGTCTTTCCAAAGCCATGCACTTCATGAAAGTCCACATTGTGAACACTATGCAGAACCTCACAAGCGTCTTAACAAAAAGG GATCCAATGGGTTTGGCAAACGCTGACAATGcctttacactttattatgttAGATTTAGAGCAGCTGCACCCAAAGTGAGA TCCCTGATAGAACAGATAGAACAGCGGGCAGAGAAGATTCCAGA ATACCATCACCTGTTGGATGAAATCCACCAGTGTTACCTTGACCAGAGAGAGCAGCTCCTCAGTCCCAGCATTACTTCCACCATCACAGATTTGACCCAGCAGAACAGCAAAGACCACTGCGCCCTG GTCCGCAGTGGCTGTGCTTTTATGGTGCATGTGTGCCAGGATGAACATCAGCTTTATAATGAGTTCTTCACCAAGCCCACACCCAAGCTAGA CGAGCTGCTAGAGAAGCTGTGTTCGTCTCTGTATGACGTTCTGCGGCCTCTGATCATTCACATCATCCACCTGGAAACTCTGTCTGAGCTCTGTGGCATCCTCAAGAACGAGATCCTGGAGGACCACGTTCACAACAATG CCAGCCAGCTGGGGGCCTTCGACACCGTGGTGAAGCAGATGCTGGAGGATGTGCAGGAGAGGCTCGTCTACAGGACGCACATTTACATCCAGACGGACATCAAGGGCTACAACCCTGCCCCGGGGGATCTGGCCTATCCTGAAAAACTGGAGATGATGGAG AAAATTGCTCAGAGTTTGAAGGAAGAGCAGATGAAGCAAATGTCCCAGGTGTCCGTCTTTTCGGATGTTCAGCTTGAGGATCCTGATGGGAGAAGAAACAGCAATGCCG GGAAAGCAGAGGCGTCCCGCCTGCAGTCGTCCGTCTCTCCCGCCGATTTGCATGGCATGTGGTACCCTACAGTTAGACGGACGCTGGTCTGCCTGTCCAAGCTGTACAGATGTATAGAT AGAGCTGTCTTCCAGGGTTTATCTCAAGAAGCCTTATCTGCTTGCATCCAGTCCCTGCTGAGAGCCTCTGATAGCATCCTTAAGAACAAG ACACAAATAGATGGGCAGCTTTTCCTGATCAAGCACCTGCTGATAATGCGTGAACAGATTGCTCCATTTCACACTGATTTTGCCATCAAGGAGATTTCACTGGACCTGAAGAAAACGCGAG ACGCTGCCTTCAAAATCCTGAACCCGAAGGCTGTTCCCAAATTCTTCCGGCTTAACAGTCACAACGCCATTCTCGAATTCCTGTTGGAG GGAACCCCGGAGATAAAGGAGCACTACATCGACTCCAAGAAGGACGTGGACCGACACCTGAAGTTCAGTTGCGAACAGTTCATTCAGCAGCAGACTCAGATCTTCACGCGGAACCTTGAGGAGTTTCTCACCAAG GTTGCAGCTCTCAAAACTATGGCCATCGAAGGCGGCCCAGCATACACGCTGTCTCAGCAGCCCTGGGCTCAGCCTG CAAAGATCAACGACCTGGTGATGGCAACCTACCGGGTGATGAAGAACAAGCTGCCGAGCACGCTGCAAAGCATGACTTTGTACTTGGCCAACAGAGACACTGAGTTCATCCTTTTCAAGCCAGTGCGG AATAATATCCAGCAGGTATTCCAAAGACTGCACTCTTTGCTCCAGGAGGAATACAGCGGAGAGGACCTTCAAATCATCGCATGCCCGTCAGTGGAGCAG ATTAACCTGCTGCTGTCTGTGAATAAGTAA
- the cog3 gene encoding conserved oligomeric Golgi complex subunit 3 isoform X1 → MASTEQSLPDLTDKETREKLSLWDRRHDAMAPLTEKQTDSVLEIQAAAETLAVPSELPIEDLGSLSSRSLQSPFTATVPESTEDVLLKGFQMLNMENDRVETAQQFFAWFAKLQANMDQDESAKYRQTRDVLYCYQEQCDAILKDVTAALEQLDSLQKQYLFVSNKTGTLHEACEQLLKEQAELVDLAESIQQKLSYFNDLEHINTKLNSPTLSVNSEGFIPMLSKLDDCIDYVSSHPNFKDYPVYLAKFKQCLSKAMHFMKVHIVNTMQNLTSVLTKRDPMGLANADNAFTLYYVRFRAAAPKVRSLIEQIEQRAEKIPEYHHLLDEIHQCYLDQREQLLSPSITSTITDLTQQNSKDHCALVRSGCAFMVHVCQDEHQLYNEFFTKPTPKLDELLEKLCSSLYDVLRPLIIHIIHLETLSELCGILKNEILEDHVHNNASQLGAFDTVVKQMLEDVQERLVYRTHIYIQTDIKGYNPAPGDLAYPEKLEMMEKIAQSLKEEQMKQMSQVSVFSDVQLEDPDGRRNSNAGLTGKAEASRLQSSVSPADLHGMWYPTVRRTLVCLSKLYRCIDRAVFQGLSQEALSACIQSLLRASDSILKNKTQIDGQLFLIKHLLIMREQIAPFHTDFAIKEISLDLKKTRDAAFKILNPKAVPKFFRLNSHNAILEFLLEGTPEIKEHYIDSKKDVDRHLKFSCEQFIQQQTQIFTRNLEEFLTKVAALKTMAIEGGPAYTLSQQPWAQPAKINDLVMATYRVMKNKLPSTLQSMTLYLANRDTEFILFKPVRNNIQQVFQRLHSLLQEEYSGEDLQIIACPSVEQINLLLSVNK, encoded by the exons ATGGCGTCCACAGAGCAGTCCCTGCCTGACTTGACAGATAAAGAAACCCGTGAGAAGCTGTCACTGTGGGACCGCCGCCACGACGCCATGGCTCCTCTTACAGAGAAGCAAACGGACTCCGTGTTGGAGATACAAGCCGCGGCTGAGACGCTTGCTGTCCCGTCTGAG TTACCCATCGAGGACTTGGGCAGTCTATCATCTCGCTCCCTCCAGTCGCCTTTCACCGCCACTGTGCCAGAGTCAACAGAGGACGTCCTGCTCAAAGGCTTCCAGATGCTCAACATGGAGAACGACCGAGTAGAAACTGCACAGCAG TTTTTTGCCTGGTTTGCCAAGTTACAAGCCAACATGGATCAGGATGAGAGTGCAAAGTACAG GCAAACTCGAGATGTTCTGTATTGCTACCAGGAACAATGTGATGCCATTCTGAAAGATGTCACTGCAGCTCTGGAGCAGCTGGACTCCCTTCAGAAGCAGTACCTCTTTGTGTCTAACAAGACAGGCACGTTACACGAGGCTTGTGAACAACTTTTGAAAGAACAG GCGGAGCTTGTCGACCTTGCAGAGAGCATACAGCAGAAACTGTCATATTTCAATGACTTGGAACATATAAACACG AAACTCAACTCTCCAACCTTGTCTGTGAATAGTGAAGGCTTTATACCAATGCTGTCTAAATTAGATGACTGCATCGATTATGTTTCGTCACAT CCCAATTTCAAAGACTACCCAGTTTACCTGGCCAAGTTTAAACAGTGTCTTTCCAAAGCCATGCACTTCATGAAAGTCCACATTGTGAACACTATGCAGAACCTCACAAGCGTCTTAACAAAAAGG GATCCAATGGGTTTGGCAAACGCTGACAATGcctttacactttattatgttAGATTTAGAGCAGCTGCACCCAAAGTGAGA TCCCTGATAGAACAGATAGAACAGCGGGCAGAGAAGATTCCAGA ATACCATCACCTGTTGGATGAAATCCACCAGTGTTACCTTGACCAGAGAGAGCAGCTCCTCAGTCCCAGCATTACTTCCACCATCACAGATTTGACCCAGCAGAACAGCAAAGACCACTGCGCCCTG GTCCGCAGTGGCTGTGCTTTTATGGTGCATGTGTGCCAGGATGAACATCAGCTTTATAATGAGTTCTTCACCAAGCCCACACCCAAGCTAGA CGAGCTGCTAGAGAAGCTGTGTTCGTCTCTGTATGACGTTCTGCGGCCTCTGATCATTCACATCATCCACCTGGAAACTCTGTCTGAGCTCTGTGGCATCCTCAAGAACGAGATCCTGGAGGACCACGTTCACAACAATG CCAGCCAGCTGGGGGCCTTCGACACCGTGGTGAAGCAGATGCTGGAGGATGTGCAGGAGAGGCTCGTCTACAGGACGCACATTTACATCCAGACGGACATCAAGGGCTACAACCCTGCCCCGGGGGATCTGGCCTATCCTGAAAAACTGGAGATGATGGAG AAAATTGCTCAGAGTTTGAAGGAAGAGCAGATGAAGCAAATGTCCCAGGTGTCCGTCTTTTCGGATGTTCAGCTTGAGGATCCTGATGGGAGAAGAAACAGCAATGCCG GACTTACAGGGAAAGCAGAGGCGTCCCGCCTGCAGTCGTCCGTCTCTCCCGCCGATTTGCATGGCATGTGGTACCCTACAGTTAGACGGACGCTGGTCTGCCTGTCCAAGCTGTACAGATGTATAGAT AGAGCTGTCTTCCAGGGTTTATCTCAAGAAGCCTTATCTGCTTGCATCCAGTCCCTGCTGAGAGCCTCTGATAGCATCCTTAAGAACAAG ACACAAATAGATGGGCAGCTTTTCCTGATCAAGCACCTGCTGATAATGCGTGAACAGATTGCTCCATTTCACACTGATTTTGCCATCAAGGAGATTTCACTGGACCTGAAGAAAACGCGAG ACGCTGCCTTCAAAATCCTGAACCCGAAGGCTGTTCCCAAATTCTTCCGGCTTAACAGTCACAACGCCATTCTCGAATTCCTGTTGGAG GGAACCCCGGAGATAAAGGAGCACTACATCGACTCCAAGAAGGACGTGGACCGACACCTGAAGTTCAGTTGCGAACAGTTCATTCAGCAGCAGACTCAGATCTTCACGCGGAACCTTGAGGAGTTTCTCACCAAG GTTGCAGCTCTCAAAACTATGGCCATCGAAGGCGGCCCAGCATACACGCTGTCTCAGCAGCCCTGGGCTCAGCCTG CAAAGATCAACGACCTGGTGATGGCAACCTACCGGGTGATGAAGAACAAGCTGCCGAGCACGCTGCAAAGCATGACTTTGTACTTGGCCAACAGAGACACTGAGTTCATCCTTTTCAAGCCAGTGCGG AATAATATCCAGCAGGTATTCCAAAGACTGCACTCTTTGCTCCAGGAGGAATACAGCGGAGAGGACCTTCAAATCATCGCATGCCCGTCAGTGGAGCAG ATTAACCTGCTGCTGTCTGTGAATAAGTAA
- the cog3 gene encoding conserved oligomeric Golgi complex subunit 3 isoform X3 codes for MQLPIEDLGSLSSRSLQSPFTATVPESTEDVLLKGFQMLNMENDRVETAQQFFAWFAKLQANMDQDESAKYRQTRDVLYCYQEQCDAILKDVTAALEQLDSLQKQYLFVSNKTGTLHEACEQLLKEQAELVDLAESIQQKLSYFNDLEHINTKLNSPTLSVNSEGFIPMLSKLDDCIDYVSSHPNFKDYPVYLAKFKQCLSKAMHFMKVHIVNTMQNLTSVLTKRDPMGLANADNAFTLYYVRFRAAAPKVRSLIEQIEQRAEKIPEYHHLLDEIHQCYLDQREQLLSPSITSTITDLTQQNSKDHCALVRSGCAFMVHVCQDEHQLYNEFFTKPTPKLDELLEKLCSSLYDVLRPLIIHIIHLETLSELCGILKNEILEDHVHNNASQLGAFDTVVKQMLEDVQERLVYRTHIYIQTDIKGYNPAPGDLAYPEKLEMMEKIAQSLKEEQMKQMSQVSVFSDVQLEDPDGRRNSNAGLTGKAEASRLQSSVSPADLHGMWYPTVRRTLVCLSKLYRCIDRAVFQGLSQEALSACIQSLLRASDSILKNKTQIDGQLFLIKHLLIMREQIAPFHTDFAIKEISLDLKKTRDAAFKILNPKAVPKFFRLNSHNAILEFLLEGTPEIKEHYIDSKKDVDRHLKFSCEQFIQQQTQIFTRNLEEFLTKVAALKTMAIEGGPAYTLSQQPWAQPAKINDLVMATYRVMKNKLPSTLQSMTLYLANRDTEFILFKPVRNNIQQVFQRLHSLLQEEYSGEDLQIIACPSVEQINLLLSVNK; via the exons ATGCAGTTACCCATCGAGGACTTGGGCAGTCTATCATCTCGCTCCCTCCAGTCGCCTTTCACCGCCACTGTGCCAGAGTCAACAGAGGACGTCCTGCTCAAAGGCTTCCAGATGCTCAACATGGAGAACGACCGAGTAGAAACTGCACAGCAG TTTTTTGCCTGGTTTGCCAAGTTACAAGCCAACATGGATCAGGATGAGAGTGCAAAGTACAG GCAAACTCGAGATGTTCTGTATTGCTACCAGGAACAATGTGATGCCATTCTGAAAGATGTCACTGCAGCTCTGGAGCAGCTGGACTCCCTTCAGAAGCAGTACCTCTTTGTGTCTAACAAGACAGGCACGTTACACGAGGCTTGTGAACAACTTTTGAAAGAACAG GCGGAGCTTGTCGACCTTGCAGAGAGCATACAGCAGAAACTGTCATATTTCAATGACTTGGAACATATAAACACG AAACTCAACTCTCCAACCTTGTCTGTGAATAGTGAAGGCTTTATACCAATGCTGTCTAAATTAGATGACTGCATCGATTATGTTTCGTCACAT CCCAATTTCAAAGACTACCCAGTTTACCTGGCCAAGTTTAAACAGTGTCTTTCCAAAGCCATGCACTTCATGAAAGTCCACATTGTGAACACTATGCAGAACCTCACAAGCGTCTTAACAAAAAGG GATCCAATGGGTTTGGCAAACGCTGACAATGcctttacactttattatgttAGATTTAGAGCAGCTGCACCCAAAGTGAGA TCCCTGATAGAACAGATAGAACAGCGGGCAGAGAAGATTCCAGA ATACCATCACCTGTTGGATGAAATCCACCAGTGTTACCTTGACCAGAGAGAGCAGCTCCTCAGTCCCAGCATTACTTCCACCATCACAGATTTGACCCAGCAGAACAGCAAAGACCACTGCGCCCTG GTCCGCAGTGGCTGTGCTTTTATGGTGCATGTGTGCCAGGATGAACATCAGCTTTATAATGAGTTCTTCACCAAGCCCACACCCAAGCTAGA CGAGCTGCTAGAGAAGCTGTGTTCGTCTCTGTATGACGTTCTGCGGCCTCTGATCATTCACATCATCCACCTGGAAACTCTGTCTGAGCTCTGTGGCATCCTCAAGAACGAGATCCTGGAGGACCACGTTCACAACAATG CCAGCCAGCTGGGGGCCTTCGACACCGTGGTGAAGCAGATGCTGGAGGATGTGCAGGAGAGGCTCGTCTACAGGACGCACATTTACATCCAGACGGACATCAAGGGCTACAACCCTGCCCCGGGGGATCTGGCCTATCCTGAAAAACTGGAGATGATGGAG AAAATTGCTCAGAGTTTGAAGGAAGAGCAGATGAAGCAAATGTCCCAGGTGTCCGTCTTTTCGGATGTTCAGCTTGAGGATCCTGATGGGAGAAGAAACAGCAATGCCG GACTTACAGGGAAAGCAGAGGCGTCCCGCCTGCAGTCGTCCGTCTCTCCCGCCGATTTGCATGGCATGTGGTACCCTACAGTTAGACGGACGCTGGTCTGCCTGTCCAAGCTGTACAGATGTATAGAT AGAGCTGTCTTCCAGGGTTTATCTCAAGAAGCCTTATCTGCTTGCATCCAGTCCCTGCTGAGAGCCTCTGATAGCATCCTTAAGAACAAG ACACAAATAGATGGGCAGCTTTTCCTGATCAAGCACCTGCTGATAATGCGTGAACAGATTGCTCCATTTCACACTGATTTTGCCATCAAGGAGATTTCACTGGACCTGAAGAAAACGCGAG ACGCTGCCTTCAAAATCCTGAACCCGAAGGCTGTTCCCAAATTCTTCCGGCTTAACAGTCACAACGCCATTCTCGAATTCCTGTTGGAG GGAACCCCGGAGATAAAGGAGCACTACATCGACTCCAAGAAGGACGTGGACCGACACCTGAAGTTCAGTTGCGAACAGTTCATTCAGCAGCAGACTCAGATCTTCACGCGGAACCTTGAGGAGTTTCTCACCAAG GTTGCAGCTCTCAAAACTATGGCCATCGAAGGCGGCCCAGCATACACGCTGTCTCAGCAGCCCTGGGCTCAGCCTG CAAAGATCAACGACCTGGTGATGGCAACCTACCGGGTGATGAAGAACAAGCTGCCGAGCACGCTGCAAAGCATGACTTTGTACTTGGCCAACAGAGACACTGAGTTCATCCTTTTCAAGCCAGTGCGG AATAATATCCAGCAGGTATTCCAAAGACTGCACTCTTTGCTCCAGGAGGAATACAGCGGAGAGGACCTTCAAATCATCGCATGCCCGTCAGTGGAGCAG ATTAACCTGCTGCTGTCTGTGAATAAGTAA